A region of Nitrosomonas stercoris DNA encodes the following proteins:
- a CDS encoding ATP synthase subunit c, which produces MENIEFLAMIQAYTGIGIGIMIGLGAAGACIGVGVMCSSFLEGAARQPEMIPALQGKVFLLLGLIDASFIIAVGLAMLLAFGNPLLAVIQ; this is translated from the coding sequence ATGGAAAATATTGAATTTTTGGCGATGATTCAAGCTTATACCGGTATTGGTATTGGAATTATGATTGGTTTGGGGGCCGCAGGTGCATGTATTGGCGTTGGCGTAATGTGTAGTAGTTTTTTGGAAGGTGCTGCTCGCCAACCTGAAATGATCCCGGCTTTGCAAGGTAAAGTATTCTTATTGTTGGGTTTGATTGATGCTTCATTTATTATTGCGGTCGGTCTTGCAATGTTGCTCGCATTTGGTAATCCGCTACTGGCAGTTATTCAGTAA
- a CDS encoding ATP synthase subunit delta yields MAEAFTIARPYADAIFKLASKNNSLSVWSEMLEFVAAIVADKQIKALIGNPQVSSQKLCEIILAIGDKKLNDAGKRLIALLIENERLNILPQLSELYEQLKAQYESVLEVKVISAFPIDAAQLKKLISVLEAKFQHKVNAQVSVDDKLIGGVKIEIGDQVIDNSVSGKLEAMAAALKS; encoded by the coding sequence ATGGCTGAGGCATTCACAATTGCTCGCCCTTATGCTGACGCAATTTTTAAGTTGGCGAGTAAAAATAATTCACTATCAGTTTGGTCGGAGATGCTGGAATTTGTAGCTGCCATTGTGGCAGACAAGCAAATTAAGGCGTTAATAGGTAACCCTCAAGTTTCATCACAAAAGTTGTGTGAAATCATCCTCGCGATAGGTGATAAAAAATTAAATGACGCAGGGAAACGTTTAATTGCTCTGTTAATAGAAAATGAGCGATTAAATATCTTGCCACAATTGAGTGAGTTATATGAGCAGTTAAAGGCGCAATATGAAAGTGTTCTTGAAGTCAAAGTTATTTCTGCGTTTCCCATTGATGCAGCACAACTTAAAAAACTGATTTCTGTCTTGGAAGCAAAATTTCAACATAAAGTAAATGCCCAGGTCAGTGTTGACGATAAGTTGATTGGGGGAGTGAAGATTGAGATTGGTGATCAGGTAATTGACAATTCTGTATCTGGAAAGCTAGAAGCAATGGCGGCAGCACTCAAAAGCTAG
- a CDS encoding ATP synthase subunit alpha — protein MQLNPSEISELIKNKIEGLSITSEFSTQGTVVSVTDGIVRVHGLSDVMQGEMLEFPNETYGLALNLERDSVGAVILGAYEHLKEGDVVKCTGRILEVPVGEALLGRVVGALGQPIDGKGPINAQRMEPIEKIAPGVIARQSVDQPMQTGLKSIDAMVPIGRGQRELIIGDRQTGKTAVAIDAIINQKDQDVICIYVAIGQKASSIANVVRKLEEVGAMAYTIVVAASASESAAMQYIAPYSGCTMGEYFRDNGQDALIVYDDLTKQAWAYRQISLLLRRPPGREAYPGDVFYLHSRLLERAARVNADYVEKVTDGKVKGKTGSLTALPIIETQAGDVTAFVPTNVISITDGQIFLESDLFNAGIRPAINAGISVSRVGGAAQTKVIKKLGGGIRLALAQYRELAAFAQFASDLDEATRKQLERGKMATELMKQAQYATLKVSEMALTLFALNKGYFDDVDIKRALAFESALKSHIRSQHPAILDKIEASKEIDAETEKALEAAIQEFKQNGTY, from the coding sequence ATGCAGTTAAATCCATCTGAAATCAGTGAGTTAATTAAAAATAAAATCGAAGGGCTTTCAATCACCTCGGAATTTAGTACGCAAGGGACCGTCGTGTCAGTGACGGATGGTATTGTGCGAGTACACGGACTTTCTGATGTAATGCAAGGCGAAATGCTGGAATTTCCCAACGAAACATATGGTCTGGCGTTAAATTTGGAACGCGATTCAGTTGGTGCAGTTATTTTGGGTGCATATGAGCATCTTAAGGAAGGAGATGTTGTTAAGTGTACAGGGCGGATTTTAGAAGTTCCTGTGGGGGAAGCATTGCTAGGGCGTGTAGTTGGTGCTTTGGGACAACCAATTGATGGTAAAGGGCCAATCAATGCGCAAAGAATGGAGCCAATAGAGAAAATTGCTCCTGGTGTAATTGCGCGTCAATCGGTGGATCAGCCAATGCAAACTGGTTTGAAATCAATTGATGCTATGGTGCCAATTGGTAGAGGGCAGCGAGAACTCATTATTGGTGATCGACAAACAGGAAAAACAGCTGTAGCAATTGATGCAATTATTAATCAGAAAGACCAGGATGTGATTTGTATCTATGTTGCAATTGGTCAAAAAGCTTCTTCTATTGCCAACGTGGTACGTAAGCTGGAAGAAGTGGGTGCAATGGCTTACACGATTGTGGTGGCTGCTTCTGCTTCTGAATCAGCTGCTATGCAATATATTGCCCCCTATTCGGGATGTACCATGGGTGAATATTTTCGTGATAACGGACAAGATGCCCTAATTGTTTATGATGATCTTACAAAACAAGCATGGGCGTATCGACAAATATCATTGTTGTTACGTCGCCCACCTGGCCGTGAAGCCTACCCTGGAGATGTGTTTTATCTCCATTCGCGATTGTTGGAGAGAGCGGCGAGAGTCAACGCTGATTATGTTGAAAAAGTGACAGATGGAAAAGTAAAAGGAAAAACAGGTTCATTGACGGCACTTCCAATTATTGAAACTCAAGCAGGTGACGTAACAGCTTTTGTACCTACGAATGTGATTTCAATTACGGATGGTCAGATATTTCTTGAGTCCGATTTGTTTAATGCTGGTATTCGTCCGGCAATTAATGCTGGTATATCGGTTTCGAGGGTGGGAGGAGCTGCTCAGACAAAAGTTATTAAAAAACTGGGTGGTGGTATTCGATTGGCTTTGGCCCAATATCGTGAACTGGCGGCATTTGCACAGTTTGCATCTGATCTCGATGAGGCGACACGTAAACAATTAGAGCGTGGAAAGATGGCAACTGAGCTTATGAAGCAAGCACAGTATGCAACGTTGAAAGTTTCAGAAATGGCACTAACGTTATTTGCCTTGAATAAAGGTTATTTTGATGATGTTGATATTAAGCGCGCACTTGCTTTTGAGTCGGCATTGAAGAGCCATATACGTAGTCAGCATCCAGCGATACTGGATAAAATTGAAGCCAGTAAGGAGATTGATGCTGAAACAGAAAAAGCATTAGAAGCGGCTATTCAGGAATTTAAGCAGAACGGAACATACTAA
- a CDS encoding ATP synthase subunit b, translating into MNINFTLVSQAIAFFILIWFTAKFIWPYLLRAIEERQQQIADGLAAGERGKKELELASRRSADVLKDAKQRASEIIGQAEKRASDIVEEAKQNAKNEGDKILAGARAEIQNEMLGARESLRKQVAGLAIQGASKILHREINPEVHADLLASIEAELK; encoded by the coding sequence ATGAATATAAATTTCACGCTAGTCTCGCAAGCAATAGCTTTTTTCATATTAATCTGGTTCACTGCTAAATTCATTTGGCCTTACTTGTTGCGTGCAATTGAAGAGCGCCAGCAGCAAATTGCAGACGGATTGGCGGCAGGGGAACGTGGTAAGAAAGAGTTGGAGTTGGCTAGTCGTCGATCTGCCGATGTGTTGAAAGACGCCAAGCAGCGCGCAAGTGAGATTATAGGCCAGGCAGAAAAAAGAGCTTCGGATATCGTTGAGGAAGCCAAGCAGAATGCCAAAAATGAAGGTGATAAGATTTTGGCAGGAGCGCGAGCGGAGATTCAAAATGAAATGCTTGGTGCACGAGAATCTTTACGAAAGCAGGTTGCTGGTTTGGCGATTCAAGGAGCATCAAAAATTTTGCATCGCGAGATTAATCCGGAAGTACATGCTGATTTACTGGCATCAATTGAAGCAGAGTTGAAATAA